In Anopheles gambiae chromosome 2, idAnoGambNW_F1_1, whole genome shotgun sequence, a single window of DNA contains:
- the LOC1274905 gene encoding uncharacterized protein LOC1274905, protein MATLLSASRHGAMFRPSVPNVWLLTWLVSYQRKSTNISAVDSFISELMDNKKLKWKVLNSRHRNGQPKTSPKTADLAPSELAASIRTPTETIQRSSFRFSELYNELTNNPLVVNISQMEVSQVDHLLETALKEQNNEDVKLLLAQILEYEKLPSLQVLNAILKNLAHRTETRTIERLSELYRKLYPECCSTAIGRFEHYKALCEWKQGNTFKSLDAFRSIMLECNEERMIMIDHLLLEIIDETIGKKSEAVLLAVMQLCEFSLVTLRHEFPICYVWEKSFLSAWHSDQEAAKTLFDRHDALRNAISKRIPNLCYKLLYENNVEKVYQLIEMFLKHEMKVDCKAMLIRLFEYQYWRKNLRGCSEIMQNAIDLNIALPEMCNRQLLELLLGRSATEAAQREAWKKSKDLKPNKYTLKF, encoded by the exons ATGGCAACCTTATTATCCGCTTCCCGGCACGGCGCCATGTTTCGTCCTTCGGTACCGAACGTGTGGCTTCTTACCTGGCTAGTCAGCTATCAACGCAAAAGTACCAACATCAGTGCGGTTGATTCCTTTATCAGTGAGCTGATGGACAACAAAAAGCTAAAATGGAAGGTATTGAACAGCCGACATCGTAACGGGCAACCAAAAACGTCACCCAAAACCGCCGACCTAGCTCCGTCTGAATTGGCTGCCAGCATTCGTACACCCACGGAAACCATCCAACGCTCCTCGTTTCGTTTCAGCGAGCTGTACAACGAGCTTACGAATAACCCGCTAGTGGTAAACATTAGTCAGATGGAAGTATCCCAAGTTGATCATCTACTCGAAACGGCACTGAAGGAACAAAACAACGAAGACGTGAAATTGCTACTGGCACAAATATTGGAGTACGAGAAGCTACCGTCACTGCAGGTATTAAACGCCATTCTCAAGAACCTGGCACACCGGACAGAAACGCGGACCATAGAACGGTTGAGTGAACTCTACCGAAAGCTTTATCCGGAATGCTGCAGCACAGCGATCGGTAGGTTCGAGCACTATAAGGCCCTTTGCGAGTGGAAGCAGGGCAACACGTTTAAATCACTCGACGCGTTTCGATCCATTATGCTCGAGTGTAACGAAGAAAGGATGATAATGATTGATCATTTACTGTTGGAAATTATCGATGAAACGATTGGCAAAAAGAGTGAAGCAGTTCTGCTTGCCGTAATGCAGCTGTGTGAGTTCAGCTTAGTCACACTGCGCCACGAGTTTCCCATCTGCTACGTGTGGGAAAAGAGCTTCCTTAGCGCGTGGCACAGCGATCAGGAGGCGGCCAAAACGTTGTTCGATCGGCACGACGCTCTAAGGAACGCGATCAGCAAAAG GATACCAAATCTGTGCTACAAACTGCTGTACGAAAACAACGTCGAAAAGGTGTACCAATTGATCGAAATGTTCCTCAAGCACGAAATGAAGGTGGATTGTAAAGCTATGCTCATCCGACTATTTGAATAtcagt ATTGGCGTAAAAACTTGCGCGGCTGTTCGGAAATCATGCAAAATGCGATCGATCTCAACATCGCCCTGCCCGAGATGTGCAATCGGcagctgctggagctgctgctagGCCGAAGCGCGACGGAAGCGGCCCAGCGGGAAGCATGGAAAAAGTCGAAGGACttgaaaccaaacaaatacaCGTTGAAATTTTAG
- the LOC1274906 gene encoding ubiquinone biosynthesis protein COQ4 homolog, mitochondrial, with translation MFVRKSCYPLINATRRCLRYRQLSSTTAGTDGTTAPTANISLNDEPQPAAVEMDEFTKEFLRNRIEVSDIQRLILSAGSSVAALVDPRRHDMIACLGETTGREALEKMLHYMRSTEEGQRILVEKPRINTRTVDMEALKKMPEHTFGYTYVKFMEDNNITPDSRMEVRFLDEPELAYVMTRYRETHDMVHAILDMPTNMLGEVTVKWVEALNTGLPMCYGGAVFGAFRLRTKQRQNYLRKYLPWALRTGNRIKPLMGVYWEKRWEQDVTELRKELNIELLAP, from the exons atgtTCGTTCGAAAAAGCTGCTACCCGTTGATTAACGCCACGAGAAGATGTCTCCGGTATCGCCAGCTAAGCTCTACCACGGCCGGAACCGACGGCacaacagcaccaacagccAACATTTCCTTGAACGATGAGCCACAGCCGGCAGCAGTTGAGATGGACGAGTTTACGAAAGAGTTTCTTCGCAATCGAATTGAAGTCAGCGACATTCAAAGGCTAATTTTAAGCGCCGGAAGCTCCGTCGCCGCTTTAGTCGATCCGCGAAG GCATGATATGATCGCTTGCCTGGGGGAAACGACTGGACGGGAGGCGTTGGAAAAAATGCTCCACTACATGAGATCAACCGAGGAGGGACAACGGATTCTGGTGGAGAAACCGCGCATCAATACGCGCACGGTGGACATGGAGGCACTAAAGAAGATGCCGGAGCATACGTTCGGTTACACATACGTCAAGTTTATGGAAGATAAT AATATTACACCCGATTCACGAATGGAGGTGCGATTTTTGGACGAGCCCGAACTTGCGTACGTCATGACCCGATACAGGGAAACGCACGATATGGTACACGCGATCCTCGACATGCCCACCAACATGTTGGGCGAGGTAACGGTCAAGTGGGTGGAAGCGTTAAACACCGGTCTACCGATGTGCTATGGTGGTGCCGTCTTTGGTGCCTTTCGGCTTCGTACCAA ACAAAGACAAAACTATCTGCGAAAGTATCTGCCCTGGGCCCTTCGGACGGGCAATCGGATCAAACCACTGATGGGCGTGTACTGGGAGAAGCGATGGGAGCAGGATGTAACGGAACTACGCAAAGAGTTAAACATTGAGCTGTTGGCACCGTAG